A DNA window from Methanobacterium sp. contains the following coding sequences:
- a CDS encoding CDP-glycerol glycerophosphotransferase family protein — NIKIDLNDPKFLKLGSGKYKLIINLQMPGINRDIILGSPNKKPKLKPYLTHYNNIIFEYNAKGDLCLFVTEQHLGINNSYFKNDDLYFEGWVDDEKLTHEFRIDAIETESMTNKNIKIPITLKNCDIKLNRLILDKFPNAKCFTSIISDDLINNLKIGEWSLNYYRNNQKEELNGNIYQKKIFGNNLIELNNSTSEGVIITKYRAETYLNSLNWENDNLKLSIYLNKNSLGEDQEILNSKLRGVSKKQGFIISVKEENIEENENILKNTFIIKTKDEMNNNLFISDTWEFYVDYTVKSGTISHKIQIIYDKTFENKQFKTHKYRIINSNGYLSLNVSLTWSRKENTTRKREALERYFYPLMRLLPINKKRIIFESYWTNKYSCNPRYLYEYIDKNYPEYDCIWVFFDESVKINGNGKKVRFRSLKYFYYMATAKYFVNNVNFPDFYKKRSGVVEIQTMHGTPLKTLGIDVPDDFKTKESLNRYINRCNRWDYITVSSDKVADIAKRCFMFKKEFLKSGYPRIDEIFALNTPKSINKIKKELNIPEDIKIVLYAPTWRVKNKFDLMLNLKKMKEKLGDEYVLLLRAHPLSAKGLKRELLNDFAVDVTGYSSIEELYVISDVMITDYSSAMFDYGVLDKPMIFFAYDLELYKNNLRGFYLDFEQEVPGPIVSTSDEVIEELLKLDSIKSRYKDKINAFHKNYCQYENGDACKSIFNDVFNKNNPQYKEENPFKNIFSRIFKRHVN, encoded by the coding sequence AATATAAAAATTGATTTAAATGACCCTAAATTTCTAAAACTAGGATCTGGTAAATATAAACTTATAATAAACCTTCAAATGCCAGGAATAAACAGGGACATAATTTTAGGAAGCCCAAATAAAAAACCAAAACTAAAACCTTACTTAACTCATTACAACAATATAATATTTGAATATAATGCTAAAGGGGATTTATGCCTTTTTGTAACAGAACAACATTTGGGAATTAACAATTCTTATTTTAAGAATGATGATTTATATTTTGAGGGATGGGTCGATGATGAAAAATTAACCCATGAATTTAGGATCGATGCAATAGAAACTGAATCAATGACCAACAAAAATATAAAAATTCCAATTACCCTCAAAAACTGTGACATCAAATTAAATAGATTAATACTTGATAAATTTCCAAATGCAAAGTGTTTCACTTCTATTATTTCTGATGATCTAATAAATAATTTAAAAATAGGTGAATGGTCCTTAAATTATTATAGAAATAATCAAAAAGAGGAGTTAAATGGAAATATTTATCAAAAAAAGATTTTTGGCAATAATCTAATTGAATTAAATAATTCAACGTCAGAAGGAGTCATAATAACAAAATATCGTGCTGAAACCTATTTAAATTCATTAAATTGGGAAAATGATAATTTAAAACTCTCCATATATTTAAATAAAAATAGTTTAGGCGAAGATCAAGAGATATTAAATTCTAAATTAAGGGGTGTTTCCAAAAAACAGGGTTTTATTATTTCTGTTAAAGAAGAAAACATTGAAGAAAATGAGAATATTTTAAAGAACACATTTATCATTAAAACTAAAGATGAAATGAACAACAACTTATTCATTAGTGATACATGGGAATTTTATGTAGATTATACTGTTAAATCTGGCACTATATCTCATAAAATACAGATAATCTATGATAAAACTTTTGAAAATAAGCAGTTTAAAACTCATAAGTACAGAATTATCAATTCTAATGGTTATTTAAGTTTAAATGTGAGTTTAACTTGGTCAAGAAAAGAAAATACCACAAGAAAAAGAGAAGCCTTAGAAAGATATTTCTATCCATTAATGAGGCTTTTACCAATAAATAAAAAAAGAATAATATTTGAGTCTTACTGGACTAACAAATACAGTTGTAACCCCCGCTATCTGTACGAATATATAGATAAAAATTATCCGGAATACGACTGTATCTGGGTATTTTTCGATGAAAGTGTTAAAATTAATGGAAATGGAAAGAAAGTACGTTTTAGATCCTTAAAATACTTTTACTACATGGCCACTGCTAAATACTTTGTAAACAACGTTAATTTCCCAGACTTTTATAAAAAAAGGAGCGGTGTAGTTGAAATTCAAACCATGCATGGAACACCACTTAAAACACTGGGAATAGATGTGCCTGATGACTTTAAAACAAAAGAAAGTTTAAATAGATATATAAACCGGTGCAACAGATGGGACTATATTACTGTATCCAGTGATAAAGTAGCAGATATTGCCAAACGCTGTTTTATGTTTAAAAAAGAGTTTTTAAAGTCAGGTTATCCTCGTATAGATGAAATATTTGCATTGAATACTCCTAAATCCATAAATAAAATTAAAAAAGAATTAAACATTCCTGAAGACATAAAAATTGTTTTATATGCTCCAACATGGCGTGTGAAAAACAAATTTGACTTAATGTTAAACCTTAAAAAGATGAAAGAAAAATTAGGAGACGAATACGTCCTACTCTTAAGAGCACATCCACTATCAGCTAAAGGGTTAAAAAGGGAATTGTTGAATGATTTTGCAGTAGATGTAACTGGATATAGCAGTATAGAAGAGTTGTATGTTATATCCGATGTCATGATAACTGATTATTCCTCTGCTATGTTCGATTATGGAGTTTTAGACAAGCCTATGATATTTTTTGCTTACGATTTGGAGTTATATAAAAACAATTTACGCGGATTTTATCTAGACTTTGAACAAGAAGTACCTGGACCAATAGTATCCACTTCAGATGAGGTTATTGAGGAATTACTA